The Dermacentor silvarum isolate Dsil-2018 chromosome 11, BIME_Dsil_1.4, whole genome shotgun sequence region CTTCGCACAAACACTAAGACGGACACGTGACTTATACGGCACTGTCCTACAATAGAAAAACCACAGCAAGGCGCGAAACACTTTCAAAATAGCACGAAGATGAATAGCTTGCACATATACACGCGTGAGGAACATAAGGAGTACACGTCATTAGCACTTGTTCATACGTACGCACTGTTGGGCAGCAAGAATGGATACGTATTTATACACACGGGTATCCAGTGAATGacgaaaaacaagaagaaaaggtGGGAGGGGAAGACGTCCATCCCGCCAAGAGACTAGATATAAGCTCTCTCCAATGCTTGCAACGCGCCGAAAACTATATAGCGTGTCACATCACACACTAGGGAACGAGATTCGGCATGAATGGGTGATTCATCCCATCGTCAACTGCTAATTTATGCCACCTGCGAATAGGATGATCACAGAGACTAGCGGTGCACCATGGGTGGCAGGTGGGGAAAGTGCAGCCGCTTTTCATTTCCTATTGGATGGCTGACGTGAACCGCGCGAGCTTTGCTGCGCTGGATGCCACCCACACGAAAAGCACTCTTGCTGCTTTTCTCCAAATGCAAGGAGGGACACACATTTTACAAGGAATAATGCTGAAAAAAATGGCACTTCACACGCGACAAGAGATAAACTAGTACCCTGGCTCATCCAATTTACGCTAAACAGGTTCATCCATCCCCCCATCGTTCCGAATAGGAACGGACACATTAGCGTTGTGAAAGTGCCGCCTCtttgtaacgttttttttttcccgatcTGCTTAGCTGGGCGGCTTCGCAAGACTGTCTCTTGATCATCGGTTGAACCAGGAAAATGAAACACTAATTTCAGCCCGGCCTAAACATATATACACGTTCGGTAAATGCGTTAACACTGTCGATATGTCCGAAACATGCCGCGAGTTTGAAGCGCAGTTTCGGGAACACGGTTATTatgtttaaaaaagaaaactatttCCCCGAATACCGCGCGATATATAGTGCCGTTGCGGCGCCCAGAGTAAGAAGCTCGGGCACTTGTCCTCGGATCGCATGTGGCTGTGCGGCCGGCAAGAGAAGGCGTTCGCGAAGTCCTCCTTGTGCCTGAGGGGTTCGTTGCACAATGGCGTGCCATTCTCTTCGCCGCAGTGCGTGTAACAGTGAGCCACGTAGAAGAGCTGGTGGCCCGTGAGCGGCACATCGTGCAGCCGGTCCTCGTCGAAGGACGGTACCAGCTTGAGCACCGAGAGGGCGATGTCCAGGGCGGCGCTGTCCAGCATGTTGGTCTCCACTAGCGCGATCCATTCGGCGCTGAGCTCCTCTTGCCGCTGGAATAGTGAGGAAAATGACAAGACTTAATCATGGCGCGCGCCTGCAGTGGGGTAGTGGGGCGGAGTGAGGAGGTTATGGGCCTATAATTATGGGGTGGTTATAGGAAGGAAAAGGCAGTAGACGCGCGTTAGGGCGATCCCGGTTAAACCGAATGTTCTAATATTAAGACCAATATGCGACCGTCTTTTTTATGTAGATTCAAtgcaacaaagaaaaataaatctTCCAACGAAGTGCGCATTTCTTTAAGCCAAACTACTATGGCCGTCATTGACGCCGGCTTGGCTCAACGTGATTGCCCGGATGGGTAGAGTTGAACGAGCCACACGAGAGGGAAATTGTGTTTCTGGACATAAATATTCACGCAAGCGTCGAGAACGACATGGGAGCCTGCAGGATGGCTCTATAGAAACCGTAGCTCAGGAATTGTCGAGGTGCCTCTGGGGGCTAGGAGATATTCCAAATGCACAGTGCTCTGGCAACACATGCCGCGGCCGCCATCTTTTCTACAGCACAGTTTGCGGGGTGGCTCTATGTTTGGAGGCTCGATGTTCGTCGCTGTGGGGCGATGTTCGTCGCCGTGGGGCTTTCAATGATTATTGAAACAGTGTGCCACGAGTCAGCAAAGCCACGCCAGCGGGTTCCTACACCCTTGAAAAGCCCTCCGAATGGCAATCTCAAGAAGTGTACTGTATAACAGCCAAAATCTAAGCCGAGCTTGTTTTCGCTGCGACTTGCGCTTCGGGCCTGAGCTCTAAGTGCCCTAAAGTTTCTGAAATCTCCTTGCATTGTAATACTGTGCCCTAGGTTCATTGCGTCCACAAGGAAACGCCGCTCATGTGCGCTGCGTCATCGAACCTCAAAACGGATAGCAAACTTCCATTCACGCAACGGACGAGCACTGATTCCTGAAATTGTATATGAGTTACAGCGCGTGCATGTGTCGGGAAGACGGAAGTATGGCCACAAATCTGAGGACGGACGAGCCACGGACGACGGACGAGGACGGACGGACGTCCGTggaggaatggaatggaatggtGGTCcggtcgtccgtccgtccgtccgtccattccattccattccatccatccggatgtccggatggatggatggaatggaatggaatggaatggacggacggacggacggacggatggacggacgaataaatgtatggatggatggatggatggatggatggatggtatgagtgccccctttgaaacagggtggttAGTTGCGCCACAAaacttgttcttattttgcctaatgttcAAGCTATATTTTTCAGAAAACACGGACGCAAataattcccagcatcaaacgtTTTGAACCATGACTCGTAACTCTGTATTTGTACGCCTTAGTTTGTTGTcttcctacttttctgccaccatacctccaatcgcctcttaccaAGCTCtactgcggacatgtttactttccccctgctatccctgaaaccaagggcttcaaggaggccagaggagctcAAACTGGCATCTGGGTAAATATCTTCACATTTTACTAAAAGATTATCTTTAGTTTGCCTaactttaccacagcaagcacatggtCTTCAtacttggtgtacctcgctttataccTACCCGCTCTAAGGCATCCTAATGTCGCTttgaaaagtaaggagcttccctttgagttatcttaaattctttctttcctgatctcgttttttttcttcctttgagATATTTAGTCATATTTTtgttttccattgccgccacccattaGATTGTCTCAGTCtgtctcactttgcgtttgacgttttttgttgccatgttgctaaCCAtgccggtcgcatacttgctggtacgCTTCGTaatgtttttcctgtacaaatatatGAACCCTCTCGCAACaaatttactttcttccatagtCCTCAGGCACACGAGACGCCTAGCGCCCTCTGTGTGAGGGCGTCCCCATTACTCTGCGTAATTTAACGGCACGACtacaacacacaaaaaaaaagaaaaacgaactcTCCTGAAAACAATCATCCAGGCGCGTAGCCAGAATTGGGGGAAGGGGCTAAGAGGGGACGGTGCGTACGAGGATGCGTGGCTTAAAACAACGTGCGATAACACCCACCTGCCCCCCCACCCCACCTTCTAACTGCGTGCCTATTGCAAAAAAATCATGGCTAAGCCACTGCGGTTGTCAATTAGGATTTGATTATCTTTTAAAAAGACCAACTTTGCAATGCGACCTTCGGCTTGGTTGAAATATATGGTAATAAAGGTAATATCTTAGGCATTACGATTACCTCACTGGCCGGGTCACCCGCGCAAATGAACAAATATCCccagaaataatttttttaacatcAAAGCTCGAACTTGCTCAAGATTTTCCCGAATGGGTCTTTTTCATATATCGATCAAATCCAAATTCAcaactgtgtgtgtgcgtgtgtgtgtgcgtttccGACATTCGATTTGTTAAGTGCGGTGCACATTCAGGTAGGCAATGTCGACCGGATTCTCACCGAGAGAGGGCGCTAGGTGTCGCGCGGCTCGTGCCCTGCATTTATGGGGATCACAAGTGATCGGCGAGTTGAATGTCATAACTTGGTTTCAAGTGGCCTTCCGCCGGTGCCGCAGCACGTATCATGAAGTGATCCCACGATGGGGCACATCGTGTTCTCGCCACTGCCCGATTCTGGCGCtgccttttaaatgcgaagcatttcttgccggcggctctgtccgtgcTTCCCGCgcgccacacccccacagcgcatgcgcatcccctccccctctcttacgctcccccctttcctcTAGGAaaccggagcggcgcgcacgacaggtggtgcgacagctgcatactccgctgggggcgccacggtagttccgcggtatgaaaatgacggagcgcgcgcgcctcatcgcagcgccgcgatgagcactcgggccgctgccgcgaaaccatctcccgctgcttcgcatccacacatggttccatttagcgggagatgaagtaatttttttctgcttccgACGTCTTTATGAATCATGAATCCACGGAAGTTAAAGGTACACTCTAGAGCAACACCAAAGCAATGTAGACTAATGAAGCGTTCTTTAAAATTGCCGTTTTTGTTCATTGAACAACAATAGGTTCATCATTAGACGATAAATTGAAGGCAGTGGTCACACGTTCTTAACTACGCACCGAATCCCCAGAACATATTGTAAATATGGCGAAATAAACAAATCTTGAAATCTACACGCACCGCCTTTAAGAAAGGGGAGGCGTGAGTGCGCGGCCAGTGCTCCGTGACATTGCGTTTTTTCCTCGAGGCATGACATAGGCGCGACAGGTACAAAATGGCGCTCATGGCCCCCTTTTGCTTTCGTGACGAGACGCAAGCTTAAGGCTTTGCCTAAGGAACTGAAATATGGGTACTAAACCtaacgttcttgataaagcaaaacagcaGCATAACGCCGTTCGCCACCAAGGAGGGTCAGCTCACCAACAGAAAACTTGTAGAAATACTATGGTTGCCCTAATAATTGTCGTGTACCTGTCGTGTACAATATGTCGGTCCTATGAAGTTGAGCCAGCAGAGATTGGTAGCTTGAGGACCACTAATCCTATGTTTTCctggatgccgcttcgctgcTCGACGAGCCGGGCGCAGGTGAAGCTAGCGGAAGTGTGGTGTGGTgccgcgtgctgctgctgctcgtgcgttctcaccgaatagctcacactcaggtgattatgatgattataatgatttattggcatccccttcgaaactgggggggggggggggagagaaagtcACCTAGCATGTTTGAGTGACTCAGGTATGTTATACATGCTGTTTATTCTAGAATTTTTTATGCattctttttaatcttttctgtctTCCTCAAAACCTCTATCTAAGTTGTAACGCTACCTATGACTAACAGATCCGGTAGTAgcaatctctttcctgctttttttccaccaatactctagaCGTATTTTACTTATCTGTACTGCTaactggttgatgcttccgtccactttaaatccaagcccTCCTGGAAGGTGTACTTTCCCTAGGGGACTCAGTCTCACTGGGTTATTTATCCCTTCGGATTCCATTAGGGTGTGATATTTTCGtatgcagcatacacatgcctcatctagttgcgaatatttgttgcggtatgtttttgtccttaagaCCCGGCTCGAGCAGGTTGCTTAAGCCGGCTCGAGCCCAAAGCATGTCAACCTgcattgcctcatttgtggttttgccgtgggctcccGAAGCCAACCGGCTTGCCAATGTTTGGTTAACCTCCAACCCCGACAAAACATccaattttaagcacagaatgacatttgcgacATAAGCGCTGGCACCATCACTCCTGTCCAGATTCCACGTATCACCTCATACTTACTGTGCCATAACAGCTCCCTGTATGCGTTGTCGTAGGTTCCCTTAATATGTAGGAACGCCACCAAGATACGTTGACATTACTTGTACATGCGGTAGCATCCATTTGCGCTGTACAATGTGGAAACAGAAATGCAGAGCCATTCTCAGCTAGAATAGACCTTTATCAGCGGCGCGACGGCTGCAGGATGGCGGCGCCATCTACGAGCGATAGCTCACACTACTTCGCCCGTAATAGCGAAAGGTAGGGGTGCGGGATTTTTGGCCGCTGGTGGAGAGGGCGACGAGGACGCGACAGCCCAAACATATGGCGCGAGAAGCCAGCTTTGAACGCTAGTTGCTTTCAAATGTGCATTGCACTGCAGAGCTCCTTTTTCTGGGCATCCTCGAGCCAAATGCGAAGGTGCACGTGAACACTGCCTCGTAAGCTTCGCTGTATAGATTCCTACAGGGCACGTTGGAcctgtgtattttttttcttcgtgattGTCCGCGTTTTAGAACAGCTGTCGCGTCTGCATGGTAAGAGCTTTTGCGATATTATGAACCCGTATATCCGATATTTTTTGTGACATGAATTGCTTTGTCAGTCACCGGTGTTTCTAGCGCGCGCCACGTATGTTAGCGACATTGGCGGCGCTGCAATAGAAAGTTCTGGACGTCTTCCGGAAATGCTTTTCCGGCCTGCTTCGATAATTTACGGTAGAACAGGCAGGTGCTATACGGGAAGAAAATAGAAATGCCGCCAATAGAGAAATAGCGGCACTTTTTGTGCTCCTTTCAACACGAAGTACCGCTGCGGAATCAGGCTGGTTGCAGTCGACGTCGCTCGATGCTCGATCCAGCCTCCTATGCTAGAGATGACTGGGTCCGACCCTTGCTCGCTCCACGGTTGCGTTCTTTCATGAGCGCTGATAAGGGTGCGCATTCTATAGGTGTGCCTAGTAGCTCGCAGGTACTGGTAACCGAGACGTGCCCTGTGTATTGTACCCCGTGTGTTAGGGTTAACATTCTCAACCAACATGTTAGCCTAATTTGCAATGAAATAAACACAACCCCACCAGGATACGTTGACATTACCTGTACATGTGGTAGCTACCATTTGCGCTGTACACTGTGTAAACAGAAATGCAGAGTCATACCAACCTCCTTATCCTTTATGTCGGAGAAGCAGAATTGGAAGCTGTCCAGGGCGTCTGTCCCGTGGCCTTGGAATCGAAGCTCCATGTAGGACTCGATCGTTGCCTTTGCCACTTCGACGCCGAAGGTGCCGAGGCGCACTGGCAGAGGTGCCGTTCGGTGGTACATAGGCGGTTCCAAAATGGACGGCTTGAGGGCGTAGTCGAACCAGTAGCGCGTAATGCGCGCGTGGTAGAGGTCGTACTGACGCAACCACAGCTGGGGCATCTCGCCGATGTCTGCGAAGTTCGTCCGACGCTTGGCCTTAATCGCGTCACGCAGGTTCTTTATGAAGCTGCCCTCCATGTCCGGGTATTTGGAGAACCTGCACGGAGTAGGAAAGCACCGAAATTTCAACAAGAGGGTGTTTTTAAACAAGCACACCAAAGTATCTTTGAGAACCCAGAGCCCAGCGCCCGGCATTGCTGCGTGCTTTTGTACTCCTTTATAGGAGGCAAAAGGAGTACAAAAGTGTACAAATTGAACAAGGAGTACAAAAAGAGTACGAAAGAGTACAACTGCCGGCGGTTGCGCTTTGTGGGTGAGCATAAATTAGAACTCAGAACTGTCTTCTTAAATGCAGCTTGTATTACTTATTTTATCATTATTGCGTAGCGCTCCACGAGCTGCCACGATTGCTTAGTAGCTGAAGGGCTTTGCCGCTGAGTGCAATGTCGAGGGTTCGACTAGACTGGCCGCGGCTGGGCCGTTGGTTACAATCTGGtgaaaaatcatgagccattccactggGTGAACGTGagtgaccagcgaagctgaggtgacacagaatgaggaatgcgcctacgaagagcgatggCAAGCTCAGAGACgaaaatgaaatcgtcgccgggaCTGCGCACCATACGCGGccgccccattacgacgagagaagcgaAATTCAAACTGAGGAACGGCATCTTGTCTTACATACACGCGCGACGGTGTCGCCGGCCCGGAAGATCGGTAGGAAACTAGACACGAAACCGATTgaaacgccgacaaagagaggtcGGTTGGAACGTATACATCGCCGACGAGGTCGTCCTTTTGCGCTAAGATACGATCGTAGTATGAAAGCACTATTGTCTGCTGTTGTCGTTTGTTCCTGAGAACTCTCGGTCTCCGATGTCACCATGGTAGTTCAAGGTCGCGTTGCAGGTCCCGGAACCCACCACCCGGAGtgcacaggggtatgtgtcattgcgcttggaccctttctacagtATACCACAatgatcagcccacatttttacACACGCGCACGAAAAATGtacggaagcctagccataaacggCTTCAATGCAAAAAAGTACCGTCCAGCCGTGATTTTAGTTCAGTTGCCATTGAATTCGACACCCTGGTCCCGACTACTGATACGTGCTGGCTTGCGTCCTTTGCAGATACTTAACCGCCATTCCTCGTGAGGAGCAGCACATAGGCGAATATAAGAGTGGCGAGCGTCAGTTTAGCCTGGGCTCAACGTATAACCGTAACGCAACACGCAAAGCTAAAACGCCTTGATTTCACTGTCACTGTAATATAACGCATGCATAAACGCTGCTCCGAACCTCGCCTCGATGTCGTCCACTCGGGCTATTTCCATGTACTTGAAGACCACGTCGAGTTCGGCCCACGGGTAAGTGCCGAGCTCGAGCGTCTGGTACACGGTACGGCGCACCTCCCTCGCGATGTGGTGCACGTCGGTGCGCACCGGTTCGGTGTAGACCCGctgcaggaacggcaggaacagCGCGATTCCCATGAGATAGCTGGTGAAGACGAAGCAGCTCGTGCGGTGGTACTCCTCGGCATGCTGCAGAGTGTTGTGGTAGTTGGCTATGAGCTGTCGGTTGGCGAACGGCGAGGTGTACTGCACGGCTATCCAGCCTAGGACGAGCTCGACGATGGTCTCTTTCGTGGTGATTAGCTCGACCATCACCTTGAAGTAATCCTCGTGGGTGGTGGAGATCTCGACCTGGGCGCGCGCGTGCGTGGCGCGTAAGCGTGAGCTGCAATCTTGCCTCTCTGGTATACCGACGAAGAATCTTGTCTTATTGTGGTAAAGGCCTCTGCCACGTAGCACACTCGTCTTACCTCCACGCAGGCAAGATTATCTCTTACGATCACTTAATTATTTTCCCCCAAGGTATACACTCTGTCAGTCGTTCAAATAACGTCAGTAAAAGTACTGCCGTGTTTGTTGTACTTGTTCATTCGCTGGAGTCCTGCCAATAGTGCACTTTTTTACAAGTTTCGGATTGCCTGTGTCCTTTGCATGGTCTGAAGGGTGTACTCAGTCTACGGACTCTACCCAGCGCGTTCAGATTTCATTGCCTGTAGTCATTACATGGCCTCTACAATTACGGCTCTAGGAATATGGCTTGCAGCCAGTACATTAGGAGGCGTAGGGGATCTCGAGAACCATCAGCCGGCGCTAACGAATTGTTGCTGGCACGTGGTGGAAAATCGATATGGCGGAGTACTGTGTGCAAAGTATGAGCTGTTGCTGTAGTCGAGTGCTGGAGGAGTATGAGCAATAATGGTTCATGTTACATAACTCTCCAAGCAGATAGTAAAGAATGTGCGATGGCGTTTTTACCGAACGAATGTTTGTGATTCATGTGGGAGAAACAAATGATACAATAATAAATTTCAGAATAAAGGAACaggaaaaaaatactggctgaatttttttccatcTGCTGTGTAACAAAGTAGCACTCGATCCCTCACTGTATATAAGTCCACTAATAACGAGACCAACTCGCCGCAATCATCAAAATTCTTTGACCCCCTATTTACCGCGAACTAACAAATTTAAATACTCATTTTTCCCGCGCACCATTCATATCTGCAATCACTTGAATTTGTGACAATTTGCACTTTTGTACTTTTTGTGCTCACACGTTTTGTTCATTGTTTGCTTTTGTTTAATTTAGCCATCCCTGCATAGACCTCGTGTCCGCTGTAtgtaatgaaaataaaaatatactCGTTGTCTGCGGTTCGCATTTGACGTTGTGGCGCATAGTTGTGCTTAATCTTCGCGAGATCTATAGCCCAAACAACCCATCATTTTTTAAACGCACTAATGCAATTTCAGTAATTACCTTTTTACCTGAAACGTAATTGATTCTCGTCCGTTTCTGCCGCCTATTAGTGGGCTAGTGAAGAATTCGGTAATAGCAGTCACGTGTTCGTTTTCAATGACTGTAGAAACCAAATGCCATTAAAATCCGCTTGGAAATAGGATTGCGGACTTTAATGACCATAAGTTTCAATGGTAACCGAAAGCGATCGTGTGACTGCAATGTCAGGCGGTTTTGTTGACTGCACCGTTTCTGTGTAATGACTCTCCTCACATAACTATTTGCATAGTATTTTGCCCATTCTCGTCCCATTCAGAGCAAAAAGGCTCTACATTACAGAGCCTTTTAAAACGATTTAAAACGTGGTGCATGGAAAAATGGTCCATGACGCtggttggcttcctatgatatacTTTATAGAGGTAGTTTAACGAGAAACAAAAGCGAAATCACGGGTAGACGCTGCCATTCATTGCCAACTGCCTGGTGCCAGTCGGCGaacataactttgaactggtgcGGCGATTTAGGACAGCACTGCCCACCGCCTCCTATTTTTGTCTATGCCTTGCAAAAGTGGGCGCTTTGCCAATGTGTTAGCATGATTTAGAAATCAGCTTAGCTCATTGTTCTTGTGTAATGTCGTGTTAAAACCAAGGTTTGCGTTCAAGGTATTCCAAAGAAGATAGAAGCTTGCATTTGGAAGAATGTCGTAGTTCCTGGAGGCAGTAGAAGAGCTGAGAAACGTGTATACCTCCGTGCACTCTGACTACGACTTCAAACATTGTCAGCAACCGTAAACGGAGAAACGACGGCGTAGCAGGGTGTATGCTTACACGCTCGTTTCCGGACAAATGGTAAAACTCCTCGATGACGCTGGTCCATCGTTCCCAGGTTCCCGAGGTATCCGAGTGGTTCCTTTCGAACACGTACCTCCTGGGTGGCGCGTAGTACGCTCTTAGCAGTGGCGCCATGATCTGATCCTCGTAATGTAGCATCTCTTCAAATGTGACGCCATCCACGACGCCAACACCGTAGTGGGCGCACAGCGTCTCGAAGTACGTCCGGTGCGCTGGAGATCCCAAGCCAAGATTTAACACGTGGTACTGGAACGCGTCAATGCCTCCGGTAGGACGCGTGACAACCTGCACATTGACAAATGACTTGAATGAGCGCTAAAAAGTAAATCAGTTGCTAAAACGGCAAAGcattattgcgatggcaattacgCGGACGCTGGAGATGCAATCCCACCATCGGAACTGGCATAGGTAGTGTTCTAATTCGGGACGatcatttattggcattccctttgacaGGGAGCGGGGAGGAATTGTcactagcctgcttgatttaatcaggtataccgTACAGGTTTTTCAttctatcatttttgtatacatcttaaCAGTCTTTTCTTCGACAAAACTTCCCTaaaaaattatgggattttacgtgccaaaaccacgatctgattatgaggcacgccgtagtgggggactccggaaatttggaccacctgaggttcctaTTTACCTTGTATTGCTACCTACGGTTGTAACGAATGCGGGCGTATCAATttatttcctgcttttttttcaccaatacctCAAACGGCTCTTGTTtacctcgactgctgaccagttgatcCTTCCTTCCAcgttaaatccaagcgcttccgGAAGGTGAACGTAatctacgggtctcactgggtgagtCCCTTCGCTcctgtatgtttttgtccttaagcAACAGCTCAACCCCACATAGCAAGACACCGCCCATTGTGTTATGGCACAGATGTTCTCTTCCAATTTCTTCCTTCCCTTTCTtgcaaatctccatggtcttttttgtttccgtTCTTTGCATCCAGTCCGCTGTCTGTTTCTCACTCATTTTTGATGACTCTTTGTCGTCTATTTACACTTTCTATTACCCTGCacatggttgccaactttctttacCTCTCCCTTCATTCGGTGTCCGAGCTTTTCAGGTACAGAGACTTGTGCACTTTAGACttgactggactggacaaactttatttgggtcctgcgggacgcgcttagggcgcagcgggcgtctcccacgtagggaccgacagggaatacctggcggccgcttcgtgggcctgcacGTTAGACACCCCAATTTATTTTATCCATATTCCAGAAACTGCCCTCAAAGCTAATTTTTCTCTGCACAACCCATATCAGTCTGCCCTGCCTCATTTGTAGTTTCCCCGTCCGCTCGCAAAGCCAAACAGCCTACCAAGTTTTGATTGACTTTCAACGGCGACAAGATCTCCGATTTGAAGcgcagaatggcatttgcgaccGTTAGCGCGGGCACCATTACTGCTTTCCAGATTCCACTCGCCACGTCATATTTATTGTGTCCTTTTTCGTGGAAGCAGCGTCACGCCAGCATGTCACAGACACGTATAATTAGAACACCGCCATACCAGTTCAAGCGAAACGCTAAGCCTTGTTGTCGCTATCAGAGCTTCACCCTTGCATCGAAACTGGTGGGGGCCTTTTTTTCAGACTCCTGTGTTCCTTCTTACGGCAAAACTATCCAAGGTGAGCACCGTATCCGACGTTGTATTTGCAAATGTGTGCGCTATAGCATTAGTACCGTTGCGTAAATTTGTAAGTAGTTTCTCGTATTTAGGCTCATTTTGGCGTAGCACAAGTTTGCCATGAACTTGCTAGGGCAAGTAGAGTTGCTTGTTTGATTTACAATGAAATGTGGAACTTTTCTTAAGCGTTAGACGAACTAGACCGTCACAGTGAGCTTGCGCAGGAACTTAAGGGCAGCGTCGCTAGCTCTGCTTCATATTTACACCTTTCTTGCCTTTTCAAGCCTCTTTCTGCACTAGGTTTACGTTTCGCCATAGCAGAATCAATTTTGAGTGCTAAAGCTAACCTTAAAGGGGACTAAAGCGAAAAATGAGTCGAGCATTACTGGTATCGCTTCTACACTGCAGAAAGAAGCCCCTAGCTAGTTCTTACTATCAGACGAAGCTGAGCGAGAAAAAACCGCATCAACGAAGAACGAAGTGAAATTTCTCGCGCCAGCTCactgtgatgtcatggattttgaaaCCGTCTCTTCTGGCCTAGTTAATATTTCACTGGTGAAATCAAACTAGATTGTCTTCTAAAACAGCCTCATGGTAAACTTGGCAGGTTTTGAGAACTT contains the following coding sequences:
- the LOC125941649 gene encoding uncharacterized protein LOC125941649, giving the protein MEGSFIKNLRDAIKAKRRTNFADIGEMPQLWLRQYDLYHARITRYWFDYALKPSILEPPMYHRTAPLPVRLGTFGVEVAKATIESYMELRFQGHGTDALDSFQFCFSDIKDKERQEELSAEWIALVETNMLDSAALDIALSVLKLVPSFDEDRLHDVPLTGHQLFYVAHCYTHCGEENGTPLCNEPLRHKEDFANAFSCRPHSHMRSEDKCPSFLLWAPQRHYISRGIRGNSFLF